The Terriglobales bacterium genome contains a region encoding:
- a CDS encoding Maf family protein, protein MPLILASSSPRRRELLQAASIPFISQPADVPEVHTPGELPTQFSERLAREKARAVWQKLPTNPSNFVLGADTIVIVDNHILGKPGSPDDAVRMLRLISGRTHEVTTSVCLIGANSGRTYEDVRSETSRVVVSPISEQEIRDYVGHGEPMDKAGAYAIQGVAGRWIPRIEGCYFNIVGLPIPLVYRMLKEHGAL, encoded by the coding sequence ATGCCCCTGATCCTTGCCTCGTCGTCCCCTCGCCGCCGTGAACTGCTCCAGGCCGCCTCCATCCCCTTCATTTCCCAGCCTGCCGACGTCCCCGAAGTCCACACTCCCGGGGAACTTCCAACGCAATTCTCCGAGCGCCTCGCCCGCGAAAAGGCCCGGGCTGTCTGGCAAAAACTCCCCACCAACCCCAGCAACTTCGTTCTCGGTGCCGACACTATCGTCATCGTGGATAACCACATCCTCGGCAAACCCGGCAGCCCCGACGACGCCGTCCGCATGCTGCGCCTCATCTCCGGTCGCACTCACGAGGTCACGACCAGCGTCTGCCTGATCGGCGCCAATTCCGGCCGCACCTACGAGGACGTTCGTAGCGAAACCAGCCGGGTGGTTGTCTCCCCCATCAGCGAGCAGGAAATCCGTGATTATGTCGGCCACGGTGAACCCATGGACAAGGCTGGCGCCTACGCAATCCAGGGCGTCGCTGGGCGCTGGATCCCGCGCATCGAAGGCTGTTATTTCAATATCGTTGGCTTGCCCATCCCCCTCGTGTATCGCATGCTCAAAGAACACGGCGCACTCTAA